The following coding sequences lie in one Methanopyrus sp. SNP6 genomic window:
- a CDS encoding DHHA1 domain-containing protein, which produces MDPIKEVRNALIPHLKKLEDERVAVISDIDVDGLASAAILGHVLNNVGVDFVLYFSPPANFEEVVSGIAPECDVLIAADLGSTGETAIHDAKSEGCRVIVVDHHQVLEDVRPDVFIHDTRLCAAELCYWATVDLHERDLRLIAAYAAFTDYAEEYSRVLREVLKMYDRRKVYTEASLLDYALIRMDGEYRQELALKLPETSVSELDEVYELARDAMAEEHEVLRRAREVAECLNEVVAYAIMDDVHPAMTGRVASHVAGVKRRPVGVCVRRGKISARVVEGEEIDVARAIRKAATEVGGKGGGHAPAAGGVVPESKVEEFLRLFGEEVKRQVESVRTRKS; this is translated from the coding sequence TTGGATCCCATTAAGGAAGTAAGGAACGCGCTGATCCCACACCTGAAGAAGCTGGAGGACGAGCGAGTCGCGGTAATTTCGGATATCGACGTGGATGGGTTAGCGAGCGCTGCGATCCTCGGTCACGTGCTGAACAACGTTGGGGTGGACTTCGTGCTGTACTTCTCCCCTCCCGCCAACTTCGAGGAAGTCGTCTCTGGAATCGCTCCGGAGTGTGATGTGCTGATAGCCGCAGACCTAGGGTCTACCGGGGAGACAGCGATCCACGACGCCAAGTCCGAGGGATGTCGGGTGATCGTCGTAGACCATCACCAAGTACTCGAGGACGTGCGACCCGACGTATTCATTCACGACACCAGACTCTGTGCGGCCGAACTCTGCTATTGGGCCACGGTCGATCTGCACGAGCGTGACCTACGACTCATCGCCGCGTACGCGGCCTTCACGGACTACGCCGAGGAGTACTCCAGAGTACTCAGAGAGGTCCTCAAGATGTACGACCGGCGCAAGGTTTACACGGAGGCGAGCCTGCTCGACTACGCACTGATCCGGATGGATGGCGAATACCGACAGGAATTGGCTCTCAAGCTCCCGGAGACCTCCGTCTCCGAGCTGGACGAGGTGTATGAGCTCGCTCGCGATGCTATGGCGGAGGAACACGAGGTGCTCCGTCGAGCGAGGGAGGTGGCGGAATGCCTGAACGAAGTCGTCGCGTACGCGATCATGGACGACGTCCACCCCGCAATGACCGGAAGAGTCGCATCTCACGTAGCGGGCGTGAAGCGAAGACCCGTGGGCGTATGCGTTCGACGGGGAAAGATCAGCGCCCGGGTAGTCGAGGGAGAGGAGATCGACGTAGCCCGAGCGATCAGAAAGGCGGCGACCGAGGTGGGCGGAAAGGGCGGTGGACACGCACCGGCGGCCGGAGGCGTCGTCCCAGAAAGCAAGGTCGAGGAGTTCCTGAGACTGTTCGGGGAAGAGGTGAAGAGACAAGTCGAAAGCGTCCGGACGAGAAAGTCGTGA
- a CDS encoding RpoL/Rpb11 RNA polymerase subunit family protein — MKLPEVEVVVKKYDKDEVLLELPGEDHTLCNLLRWSLNQQDGIVATYRIEHPILGKEHEVDEEQYVPPKMRIRVVDEDADAREALERAIEELLDLVKKAKEEFLGALEEKES; from the coding sequence GTGAAACTGCCCGAGGTTGAAGTCGTTGTTAAGAAATACGACAAAGACGAGGTCCTTCTCGAGCTGCCCGGTGAGGACCACACCTTATGTAATCTCTTAAGATGGTCCTTAAACCAGCAGGACGGAATCGTCGCGACTTACAGAATTGAGCACCCTATACTCGGTAAAGAACACGAAGTCGACGAAGAACAGTACGTACCACCGAAGATGCGTATACGGGTGGTCGATGAGGACGCCGACGCCAGAGAAGCCCTCGAGCGGGCCATAGAGGAACTGCTGGATCTGGTGAAAAAGGCTAAGGAGGAGTTCTTGGGGGCGTTGGAGGAGAAGGAAAGTTGA
- a CDS encoding MotA/TolQ/ExbB proton channel family protein: protein MASVATAITKALYVVMELLFYPTVVLLLLSLAYSLMELAIFLREVAYRPRFTRKDLEQIAEKFPDVKRLPPHFSEFLRRVEQIVEKSDSADEASLRVEKELENLENFLASKVSRTRIIVRLGPMLGLMGTLIPLGPGLEQLAKGNISGLATSLITAFATTVVGLASAGACYVITLFRSRWYRKDVSDLEFLAETILQREFGG from the coding sequence ATGGCTAGCGTCGCGACGGCGATAACTAAGGCGCTGTACGTGGTAATGGAGCTGTTGTTTTACCCGACGGTAGTACTGTTGCTGTTGTCCTTAGCCTACTCTCTGATGGAACTGGCCATATTCCTCCGTGAGGTGGCCTACCGGCCCAGGTTCACCAGGAAGGATCTCGAACAGATTGCGGAGAAGTTTCCGGACGTGAAGCGACTTCCTCCACACTTCTCGGAGTTTCTGAGGAGAGTAGAACAGATTGTCGAGAAATCCGATTCTGCGGACGAGGCCAGTTTGAGGGTCGAAAAGGAGCTGGAGAACCTCGAAAACTTTCTGGCCAGCAAAGTCAGCAGGACAAGGATTATCGTGCGTTTAGGTCCCATGTTGGGACTGATGGGAACGCTGATCCCATTGGGACCGGGATTGGAGCAGCTAGCTAAGGGTAACATCTCGGGCTTAGCGACATCTTTGATCACGGCGTTCGCGACCACAGTAGTCGGTCTGGCATCCGCCGGAGCTTGTTACGTGATCACGTTGTTCAGATCTAGGTGGTACCGAAAGGACGTCTCGGATCTCGAATTCTTGGCTGAAACTATACTCCAACGCGAGTTCGGGGGATGA
- a CDS encoding DUF531 domain-containing protein, whose amino-acid sequence MPKRAGRVTIGLYNSYDPRRFHEIHARTIARVAPLCVAFDFKLALFGFPLDDLGVRTPHELAEYVSEETTIGTSGREMLVLAERNLLEVYDYPERGFPPQLGTIIGTTCRPDERKAIEPEDVVREVFRPRSVTLVFGLGRRGLPAEVLEACEYHLDITGRRIPLETATAIGAVTAVVGHLIRRELEE is encoded by the coding sequence ATGCCTAAGCGCGCCGGCAGGGTGACCATCGGCCTGTACAACTCCTACGACCCGCGGCGCTTCCACGAGATACACGCACGGACTATCGCCCGGGTGGCACCGCTCTGCGTGGCCTTCGACTTCAAGCTCGCACTCTTCGGGTTCCCGCTGGACGATTTAGGCGTAAGGACCCCACACGAACTCGCCGAGTACGTCTCCGAAGAGACTACCATCGGTACTTCAGGTCGCGAGATGCTGGTGCTGGCCGAGCGCAACCTGTTGGAGGTTTACGACTATCCCGAGCGCGGCTTCCCACCTCAGCTCGGCACGATCATCGGGACAACCTGTCGTCCCGACGAGCGGAAGGCCATCGAACCCGAGGATGTAGTTCGAGAAGTTTTTCGGCCCCGATCCGTAACCCTGGTTTTCGGACTCGGACGACGTGGACTGCCTGCGGAGGTACTCGAAGCGTGTGAGTATCACCTCGATATCACCGGTCGTAGGATACCCCTCGAAACCGCCACGGCCATCGGGGCGGTCACCGCCGTTGTCGGGCACCTGATCAGGAGGGAACTAGAGGAATGA
- a CDS encoding P-II family nitrogen regulator: MYMVEAVIRPEKLDEVKEALDDAGYPGMTVIDVKGRGRQRGIVHRYRDEEYRIDLLDKILLKVAVPTENDVEKVIDIICKHAKTGKPGDGMIFVISLEDAVRVRTRERGEDALSTEE; the protein is encoded by the coding sequence ATGTACATGGTTGAGGCCGTTATCAGGCCGGAGAAGTTGGACGAGGTGAAGGAGGCGTTGGATGATGCCGGCTACCCGGGTATGACCGTGATCGACGTGAAGGGTCGTGGTCGGCAGCGGGGAATCGTACACCGGTACCGTGACGAGGAGTACCGGATCGATCTCCTCGACAAGATCCTGCTGAAGGTCGCCGTTCCCACCGAGAATGACGTCGAAAAGGTCATCGACATCATCTGTAAACACGCGAAGACCGGCAAGCCCGGCGATGGTATGATCTTCGTCATCTCGCTCGAGGACGCCGTCCGCGTGCGCACCAGAGAGCGTGGTGAGGACGCACTGTCTACCGAGGAGTGA
- the twy1 gene encoding 4-demethylwyosine synthase TYW1, with amino-acid sequence MLHADVLEVLRKQGYGLVGKHSAVKPCHWCREAIKNGRHCYKAKFYGVESHRCLQMTPTVAWCQQRCVYCWRPVELTVGTHDVPDPDDPDLIVEESVEQQRRFLQGYGHLEGEARKRWKESLEPRHAAISLAGEPTLYPRIGELIDAFHSYGFDTTFLVTNGLRPDRVEDLEREPTQLYVSLDSPNEELHCQINRPTVPDSWDRIVRTLELLDSLSCRTVIRITAIKGWNMEGTAEKFGELLANVEPDYVEVKAFMCVGWAAFRMSPDNMPSHEEVRKFAAEIAEHAGFELVDESPPSRVALLSS; translated from the coding sequence TTGCTACACGCTGATGTGTTGGAAGTTCTCCGTAAGCAGGGCTACGGTCTGGTCGGGAAGCACTCCGCGGTCAAGCCGTGTCATTGGTGCCGGGAGGCGATCAAGAACGGTAGGCACTGCTACAAGGCGAAGTTCTACGGGGTGGAGAGCCACCGTTGCCTTCAGATGACCCCTACGGTAGCTTGGTGTCAGCAGCGCTGCGTGTACTGCTGGAGGCCGGTCGAACTCACCGTAGGGACCCATGACGTGCCTGACCCGGACGATCCAGACCTGATAGTCGAGGAGAGCGTAGAGCAACAACGGCGCTTCCTCCAAGGGTATGGGCACCTCGAAGGTGAAGCTCGTAAACGCTGGAAGGAATCCCTCGAGCCTAGACACGCCGCGATCAGTCTCGCAGGTGAGCCCACTCTGTACCCTAGAATCGGCGAACTGATCGACGCTTTCCACTCCTACGGATTCGACACTACGTTCCTGGTAACCAACGGGCTGCGACCCGACCGGGTGGAGGATCTGGAACGTGAGCCGACGCAGCTATACGTGTCCCTAGACTCACCGAACGAGGAGCTACACTGTCAGATCAACAGGCCCACGGTTCCGGACTCCTGGGACCGGATCGTGAGGACGCTGGAGTTACTGGATTCCCTCTCCTGCCGGACGGTTATCCGCATCACCGCGATCAAAGGTTGGAACATGGAGGGTACCGCCGAGAAGTTCGGCGAACTGTTGGCCAACGTCGAGCCGGACTACGTCGAAGTGAAGGCGTTCATGTGCGTGGGGTGGGCAGCCTTCCGGATGTCACCGGACAACATGCCTTCGCACGAAGAAGTGCGGAAGTTCGCGGCAGAGATCGCGGAGCACGCAGGATTCGAGCTAGTCGATGAGTCGCCACCCAGCCGAGTGGCGCTACTAAGCTCTTAG
- a CDS encoding METTL5 family protein, translating into MIDRRLAMKLDELDGFPEPKLSLEQYETPGEVIRVLLSVAEREFGLECSRVLDLGAGTGRIGIGAALAGACEVTCVEVDSEAVKVARRNVKRAGVEDRLEVVEADVRDFEPEDQYDVTIMNPPFGAQRRGADRPFVEVALEASSGVVSLHRAGTEEFWKRRAHELGATCDTVGLVRFPIPAMYPHHRSRIRHVDAAILVFKKID; encoded by the coding sequence TTGATAGATCGTCGCCTGGCGATGAAGCTCGACGAGTTGGATGGGTTTCCGGAACCGAAACTATCACTTGAGCAGTACGAGACTCCCGGGGAGGTGATCCGAGTGCTGCTCTCGGTCGCCGAGAGGGAGTTCGGACTCGAATGCTCGCGCGTACTCGATCTCGGAGCCGGTACTGGTAGGATAGGTATCGGTGCGGCGCTTGCAGGGGCGTGCGAGGTCACGTGTGTGGAGGTTGACTCAGAGGCCGTCAAAGTGGCACGGAGGAACGTGAAACGGGCTGGCGTCGAGGACAGATTGGAAGTCGTCGAGGCGGACGTTCGGGATTTCGAGCCCGAGGACCAGTACGACGTTACTATAATGAATCCCCCATTCGGAGCCCAGCGGCGTGGCGCCGACCGGCCATTCGTAGAGGTAGCCCTGGAGGCGTCATCTGGTGTGGTCTCACTCCATCGCGCGGGTACGGAAGAGTTTTGGAAGCGTCGTGCCCATGAATTAGGGGCTACATGTGACACCGTCGGATTAGTTCGATTCCCTATCCCGGCCATGTATCCTCATCATCGGAGCAGGATCCGCCACGTAGACGCTGCGATTCTAGTCTTTAAGAAGATCGACTGA
- a CDS encoding exosome complex RNA-binding protein Csl4, with product MRRYVEPGKFVLPGDKITVAEAFYPGPGTYEDGGVVRAAIIGRVEVDLEEREVRVEPYADTPPKLELGSSVIGRVQSVKEQVVLVKICFVDDRTDREPPTSGVGGVHISKVRDAYVEDLADEFQPGDIVRARVVSTKMPIQLSTMGKEYGVVLAYCTRCRSELERVKGRTLRCPVCGHTETRKVAAGYLREVESDA from the coding sequence GTGAGACGTTACGTGGAGCCAGGGAAGTTCGTACTGCCCGGCGACAAGATAACCGTGGCAGAGGCGTTTTACCCTGGCCCAGGTACCTACGAGGATGGTGGTGTCGTTCGGGCCGCCATCATCGGGCGAGTGGAAGTGGACCTCGAGGAGCGTGAAGTTCGCGTCGAACCGTACGCGGACACACCACCGAAACTGGAACTGGGATCCTCAGTGATCGGACGAGTGCAGTCGGTGAAAGAGCAGGTCGTTCTCGTCAAGATATGCTTCGTGGACGATCGGACGGACCGCGAGCCTCCAACCTCTGGAGTAGGAGGGGTCCACATATCAAAGGTCAGAGACGCCTATGTGGAGGATCTGGCCGACGAGTTCCAACCCGGAGACATCGTTCGCGCTCGAGTAGTGAGCACTAAAATGCCGATACAGCTGTCCACTATGGGTAAGGAATACGGGGTAGTCCTCGCGTACTGCACCCGATGTAGATCCGAACTCGAAAGGGTGAAGGGTCGGACCCTCCGTTGCCCCGTGTGCGGTCACACCGAGACGAGAAAGGTCGCTGCCGGTTACTTGCGGGAGGTCGAGAGCGATGCCTAA
- a CDS encoding DUF99 family protein — protein sequence MKLREVKPEIRVLGIDDGHYGPEDDRTLVVGVVMRGGQWIDGVMSTEVTVDGLDVTDRIAEMVNRSKHRPQLRVILTDGITFAGFNVLDIKKLHEETGLPVISVIKRRPDVASVVSALSNLNHTEERRKIVLRAGPVHSVKTRRDEPPVYFQCAGVEPDIAKLVLRRTATRHRLPEPIRVAHFIATGVTKGESSSDA from the coding sequence TTGAAGCTCAGAGAAGTGAAGCCGGAGATAAGAGTGTTGGGGATCGACGACGGTCATTACGGCCCAGAGGACGATAGAACACTCGTTGTCGGTGTTGTAATGCGCGGCGGACAGTGGATCGACGGCGTGATGAGCACGGAGGTAACCGTCGACGGCCTCGACGTCACTGATCGGATCGCGGAGATGGTCAACAGGTCCAAACACAGGCCTCAATTGCGCGTAATCCTGACCGACGGAATCACATTCGCGGGGTTCAACGTCCTGGACATCAAAAAGTTACACGAGGAGACTGGTTTACCCGTAATCTCCGTGATCAAGCGCCGGCCCGACGTGGCATCTGTGGTCTCCGCTCTTAGTAATTTGAACCATACCGAGGAACGCCGGAAGATAGTCCTCAGGGCAGGTCCAGTCCACAGCGTGAAAACACGTCGAGATGAACCTCCAGTCTACTTCCAGTGCGCTGGAGTCGAACCTGACATCGCTAAATTGGTGCTCAGACGCACGGCGACTCGTCACCGTCTTCCCGAACCCATCCGGGTCGCTCACTTCATCGCCACCGGAGTGACCAAAGGGGAATCATCCAGCGATGCCTAA
- a CDS encoding DUF2067 family protein produces MPKMEKREIAFTFPDRDSAQRFLRAVETTQARGVDTVVELRGTRVKVKVFGPHAAVKAHICKLGELRRTVLSESEEKKQVRLHLSTICREAGAPKIPPELLRDALRRQGYRARVRGPWITTNAPMSELRELVRELAEAYREARFYAASEPVRRMLAILSHEYDVDPMDLAYEAIERGILREGEDGRCELREDPKSTERKLEEIASELRKARKGMGKALEDFLHEPL; encoded by the coding sequence ATGCCTAAGATGGAGAAGCGCGAGATAGCGTTCACCTTCCCCGACCGTGACTCCGCCCAGCGATTCCTCCGTGCCGTCGAAACTACTCAGGCCCGAGGTGTAGACACCGTCGTGGAGCTTCGCGGTACCCGGGTTAAAGTGAAGGTGTTCGGCCCGCATGCCGCGGTTAAAGCTCACATCTGCAAGTTGGGAGAACTTCGTAGGACCGTCCTGTCCGAGTCGGAAGAAAAGAAACAGGTTAGGCTCCACCTGAGCACGATCTGCAGAGAAGCCGGCGCCCCGAAGATACCACCCGAGCTACTGCGCGACGCACTCCGCCGCCAGGGTTACCGGGCAAGGGTTCGCGGCCCGTGGATCACCACGAACGCACCCATGAGTGAGCTCCGCGAGCTCGTTAGAGAGCTCGCCGAGGCTTACCGCGAGGCGAGGTTTTACGCGGCATCGGAACCCGTGCGCCGAATGCTGGCCATCCTCTCCCACGAGTACGACGTCGACCCCATGGATCTAGCCTATGAGGCCATCGAACGGGGAATACTTCGGGAGGGAGAAGACGGGCGTTGTGAGCTCCGGGAGGACCCGAAGTCCACGGAGCGCAAATTAGAGGAGATCGCGTCCGAGCTCCGGAAAGCCCGTAAAGGTATGGGTAAGGCCCTGGAGGACTTCCTCCACGAACCCTTGTGA
- a CDS encoding ammonium transporter, giving the protein MAAESIAKAVHDALATWGAQGPGAIFFLVWAAVLVVGMQLGFMFLEAGQVRTKNVVSVLMKNLLDLSLGGIVFIFFGFALAFPDYAQSIGKWIATMFTANPWSADPMKAADPYNLAYCFFQFAFCATAATIVSGAVAERINFKAYLVMTVLITGILYPIFVLWTWGGGWMGGDTGLFAKVFGQPYHDFAGSTVVHALGGFLAMAAAYLLGPRIGRFKDGKPVPIPGHNIPQAFLGALFLAITWYGFNVGSSAVLYDPTNESWISSLVAINTTLAMCGGAAAAAFATRFDPLWAANGLIAGLVAICAGCDIMSPIGALITGIVAGLIIKPAFRMLEKLEIDDVVAACPVHGFAGVWGAIAAGIFGTEALGGAGGVSLAAQIVGAIVCVAWALGAGFVTFYLIDKMVGLRATEEEEKKGLDETEFGVSAYPYMETRE; this is encoded by the coding sequence ATGGCGGCAGAGAGTATAGCTAAGGCCGTACACGACGCGCTGGCGACATGGGGTGCCCAGGGACCGGGTGCGATCTTCTTCCTGGTATGGGCAGCCGTGTTAGTCGTCGGAATGCAGCTAGGTTTCATGTTCCTAGAAGCCGGTCAGGTACGGACGAAGAACGTCGTCAGCGTTCTGATGAAGAACCTGCTAGACTTGTCACTCGGAGGTATTGTCTTCATATTCTTCGGATTCGCGCTAGCTTTCCCGGACTACGCACAAAGCATCGGCAAGTGGATCGCCACCATGTTCACGGCGAACCCGTGGAGCGCCGATCCGATGAAGGCCGCCGACCCCTACAACCTGGCGTACTGCTTCTTCCAGTTCGCGTTCTGCGCCACGGCAGCGACCATTGTCTCAGGGGCCGTCGCCGAGCGGATCAACTTCAAGGCGTACCTGGTGATGACGGTCCTGATCACGGGGATACTGTACCCGATTTTCGTGCTGTGGACTTGGGGCGGCGGCTGGATGGGCGGCGACACCGGCTTGTTCGCCAAGGTCTTCGGCCAACCGTACCACGACTTCGCCGGTTCGACCGTGGTGCACGCCCTAGGAGGTTTCCTGGCGATGGCCGCCGCCTACCTGTTGGGTCCGAGGATCGGGAGGTTCAAGGACGGTAAGCCGGTACCGATCCCGGGACACAACATCCCGCAGGCGTTCCTGGGGGCGCTTTTCCTGGCAATCACCTGGTACGGTTTCAACGTGGGTAGCTCGGCGGTGCTCTACGACCCGACGAACGAGTCGTGGATCAGCTCGCTAGTGGCCATTAACACTACCCTCGCGATGTGTGGTGGAGCCGCGGCGGCCGCCTTCGCGACGAGGTTCGACCCGCTGTGGGCTGCCAACGGTCTGATCGCGGGATTGGTAGCGATCTGCGCCGGATGTGACATCATGAGTCCCATCGGAGCCCTGATCACCGGTATCGTGGCGGGACTGATCATTAAGCCGGCGTTCCGGATGCTGGAGAAGCTGGAGATCGACGACGTTGTCGCCGCGTGCCCAGTACACGGATTCGCGGGCGTGTGGGGTGCGATCGCGGCTGGAATCTTCGGAACCGAAGCGCTGGGTGGCGCCGGCGGCGTGAGTCTAGCCGCACAGATTGTCGGTGCCATCGTATGCGTAGCCTGGGCACTGGGCGCAGGATTCGTGACCTTCTACCTGATCGACAAGATGGTCGGGTTAAGGGCGACGGAAGAGGAGGAGAAGAAGGGCCTAGACGAGACTGAGTTCGGTGTCAGCGCCTACCCGTACATGGAGACCAGGGAATGA
- a CDS encoding DUF2149 domain-containing protein has product MPRYLRRRRRRRFLNGDDNDDPLAGVANLFDAAMVFALAFIITMSSSYGLTKILSPKTSEATIITKTTTGKVTVTKIYRTPSGLKVEKFKEVARAKRGGAQLGHMKKLGGAVYKAGNRYIWVPG; this is encoded by the coding sequence TTGCCCAGGTATCTGAGGAGACGACGTCGTAGGAGGTTTCTGAACGGCGATGACAACGACGACCCACTGGCCGGCGTCGCCAACCTGTTCGACGCGGCGATGGTTTTCGCCCTGGCGTTCATCATCACCATGTCTTCCAGCTACGGTCTCACTAAAATCCTCAGCCCTAAAACGTCGGAAGCTACCATCATCACCAAGACTACCACGGGCAAGGTTACCGTCACGAAGATCTACCGCACTCCCTCCGGGCTAAAAGTGGAGAAGTTCAAGGAGGTTGCTAGGGCGAAACGTGGCGGTGCACAACTCGGTCACATGAAGAAGCTCGGCGGTGCGGTGTACAAGGCTGGTAATAGATACATTTGGGTGCCGGGCTAG
- a CDS encoding DUF2162 domain-containing protein: MFHGVIAAFTTYLGASAALMLRYHSVGVSEALTYGAVYGMAAAAVGVGTGVMLARVLGVRKKRREIIRAVLEGTALSGVALLVGLLDVTAGAIAASSVALMYPSYLISRDLGVSPFKVVTLLAVTSSVIVAALTSWMVVPAFADNPIYALAIAFFVFIVGLKTGLGIGFAGFQLRRGAMAIAALSGILIPAIIGLSHLVSKFIKTALAMQRYALLGHALLGLFLIGLGIFIARKWATEGSAKDLSKLGAFIVAVPCPICLTGVALSVAMYAEIGALNVTQAALVLWTCFVSTAYATLIVADAVIEVLKIPPAVALSGLENLVGLLFIITGIIAWAYPLWKRAPKLKLTLPSPSEIGPWALLFLTLMAFGYLWAARKASRGNYPPDNPIDDIIRAVIEWLASRRR, encoded by the coding sequence GTGTTCCACGGTGTGATCGCGGCTTTCACTACTTATCTAGGTGCCAGCGCGGCGCTAATGCTAAGATACCATTCCGTCGGCGTGTCGGAAGCACTGACCTACGGAGCCGTTTACGGGATGGCCGCGGCCGCCGTCGGAGTCGGTACGGGAGTAATGCTGGCGCGCGTGCTAGGTGTCCGTAAGAAGCGTCGTGAGATAATTCGCGCCGTGTTGGAAGGGACGGCGCTTTCCGGGGTCGCCCTCCTCGTCGGCCTTCTCGACGTGACTGCCGGGGCTATCGCGGCGTCCTCCGTCGCTCTGATGTATCCATCTTATCTCATCTCACGTGATCTCGGCGTATCACCCTTCAAAGTTGTCACCCTCCTCGCCGTGACGTCTTCGGTAATCGTGGCTGCGCTGACCTCGTGGATGGTCGTTCCAGCCTTCGCCGATAACCCGATTTACGCGCTTGCGATAGCGTTCTTCGTGTTCATCGTGGGGTTAAAAACGGGATTAGGAATAGGATTCGCTGGTTTCCAGTTACGTCGTGGGGCGATGGCTATTGCAGCGCTCTCCGGGATACTAATACCTGCGATAATAGGCCTAAGTCACTTGGTCTCCAAGTTCATAAAAACAGCGCTCGCTATGCAAAGATACGCCCTCCTCGGTCACGCCTTGCTGGGATTGTTCCTTATCGGACTGGGAATATTCATAGCACGTAAGTGGGCAACGGAAGGTTCGGCGAAAGATCTCTCCAAGCTGGGAGCATTCATCGTGGCCGTTCCGTGTCCGATCTGCCTAACCGGAGTGGCCCTATCGGTCGCCATGTACGCCGAGATAGGCGCACTTAACGTCACTCAAGCCGCCTTGGTACTCTGGACTTGCTTCGTTTCGACGGCGTACGCTACCTTGATCGTCGCCGATGCTGTCATCGAGGTTCTCAAAATCCCTCCGGCTGTGGCTCTTAGCGGTCTCGAGAACTTAGTGGGACTCCTCTTCATAATCACTGGGATTATCGCGTGGGCCTACCCGTTATGGAAGCGAGCACCTAAACTCAAGCTGACCCTTCCGAGTCCATCGGAAATAGGACCGTGGGCGTTACTGTTCCTGACTTTGATGGCGTTCGGGTACCTGTGGGCGGCGCGCAAGGCTTCACGAGGAAACTATCCACCGGATAACCCAATCGACGATATCATCAGGGCGGTGATCGAATGGCTAGCGTCGCGACGGCGATAA